From Acinetobacter lwoffii, a single genomic window includes:
- a CDS encoding DUF2750 domain-containing protein, with translation MKPRKIIQIDPICKNFLLKITMLKSLMNCGELWGAYHQGWAMMRDQEDCIFPFWLNPLDAKNYAQQHWPDYIPRKINSEDFENALLPTLSRLNVTPALFNTNGTKLKLTAAQMRHLFFSQQRLHIA, from the coding sequence ATGAAACCACGAAAAATTATTCAAATTGATCCGATCTGCAAAAACTTTCTGTTAAAGATCACGATGCTTAAATCTTTGATGAATTGTGGCGAGCTATGGGGCGCATATCACCAAGGCTGGGCGATGATGCGTGACCAGGAAGATTGTATCTTTCCATTCTGGCTCAATCCGCTGGATGCTAAAAATTATGCCCAGCAACATTGGCCGGATTACATTCCACGTAAAATCAATTCTGAAGATTTTGAAAATGCGTTATTGCCGACCCTGTCGCGACTGAATGTTACGCCAGCGCTGTTCAACACCAATGGAACCAAACTCAAACTGACTGCTGCACAGATGCGTCATCTGTTTTTTTCGCAACAAAGACTGCACATTGCTTAA